In Salvelinus sp. IW2-2015 linkage group LG23, ASM291031v2, whole genome shotgun sequence, a genomic segment contains:
- the dpagt1 gene encoding UDP-N-acetylglucosamine--dolichyl-phosphate N-acetylglucosaminephosphotransferase → MSTIPVLPLVINGCMSALGSLATLKLIPAFKDHFISARLYGMDLNKTNKKEVPESQGVISGTVFLIIMFCFIPVPFLGCFVEEQCTGFPHNEFVQLIGALLAICCMIFLGFADDVLNLRWRHKLLLPTIASLPLLMVYFTNFGNTVIVVPKPFRLLLGMHLDLGILYYVYMGMLAVFCTNAINILAGINGIESGQALFISGSIIIFNLLELGGDYRDDHIFSLYFMLPFFFTTLALFYHNWYPSSVFVGDTFCYFAGMTFAVVGILGHFSKTMLLFFIPQVVNFVYSLPQLFHVVPCPRHRLPRLNPDTGKLGMSWSKFKRRDLSKLGNLILQVAEMLRVLEVKRGQEGDDEFVECNNMTLINLVLKILGPTHERDLTTIMLLIQVLGSALAFGIRYHLVRLFYDV, encoded by the exons ATGTCGACAATTCCTGTCCTACCCCTTGTTATCAACGGGTGCATGTCTGCACTTGGGTCCTTGGCCACATTAAAGCTAATTCCAGCCTTCAAAGACCACTTCATCTCAGCCAGACTCTATGGGATGGatctgaacaaaactaacaagaAGGAAGT GCCAGAGTCTCAGGGCGTCATCAGTGGGACCGTGTTCCTCATTATCATGTTCTGCTTCATCCCAGTGCCTTTCCTCGGCTGCTTTGTAGAAGAGCAGTGCACTGGCTTCCCACACAATGAG TTTGTCCAGCTAATTGGTGCTCTACTCGCCATCTGCTGTATGATCTTCCTGGGTTTCGCTGATGACGTGTTGAACCTGCGCTGGAGACACAAGCTCCTGCTGCCCACCATAGCCTCCCTGCCGCTGCTCATGGTCTACTTCACCAACTTCGGCAACACTGTCATTGTGGTGCCCAAGCCCTTCAGGCTCTTACTGGGGATGCACTTGGATCTGG GTATTCTCTACTATGTCTACATGGGCATGCTGGCAGTTTTCTGTACTAATGCCATCAACATCCTGGCAGGCATCAACGGCATCGAGTCAGGACAGGCGCTCTTCATCTCTGGCTCCATCATCATCTTCAACCTGCTTGAGCTTGGTG GAGACTACAGAGACGACCACATTTTCTCCCTTTACTTCATGCTCCCGTTCTTCTTCACAACTTTAGCACTTTTCTACCACAACTG GTACCCTTCATCTGTGTTTGTGGGAGACACCTTTTGCTACTTTGCGGGGATGACCTTTGCAGTGGTAGGAATCCTGGGGCACTTCAGTAAAACCATGCTGCTCTTCTTCATTCCTCAAGTGGTCAACTTTGTCTACTCACTACCCCAGCTATTCCATGTAGTACCCTGTCCCAGGCACCGCCTCCCCAG ACTGAACCCAGACACAGGAAAACTAGGAATGAGTTGGTCTAAATTCAAAAGGAGGGACCTCTCCAAATTGGGAAATCTTATTTTACAG GTGGCGGAGATGCTGCGGGTGCTTGAAGTGAAGCGTGGCCAGGAGGGCGATGATGAGTTTGTGGAGTGTAACAACATGACCTTAATAAACCTGGTGCTGAAGATACTGGGACCCACACACGAGAGAGATCTCACCACGATCATGCTGCTCATACAG GTACTGGGGAGTGCGTTGGCCTTCGGGATCCGTTATCACCTGGTTCGCCTCTTCTACGACGTCTAG